Proteins encoded by one window of Winogradskyella sp. PG-2:
- the hemL gene encoding glutamate-1-semialdehyde 2,1-aminomutase yields MLYQRSSALFKAAKEVIPGGVNSPVRAFSAVGGTPIFAKSAKGAYVYDEDGNRFIDYINSWGPMLLGHAFPPVVDAVVEKTKAGTSFGMPTALETEIAELAVSMVPNIDKIRFVNSGTEACMSAIRLARGFTERDKIIKFSGCYHGHSDSFLIAAGSGAITFGTPNSPGVTQGTAKDTLLARFNAIDNVKELVEANKNEIAAIIVEPVAGNMGCIPPVDGFLEGLRAVCDTNDILLIFDEVMTGFRLAKGGVQELMNVNADIVCFGKVVGGGLPVGAFAARNEIMNHLAPLGPVYQAGTLSGNPLAMAAGLAMLKSINTDKGLMNRLEEKTKYLHKGISDALNKNNVVHTINRIGSMISVHFSEAAVIDFDSATKGNNDTFKKFFHGMLDRGIYIAPSAFETWFITDALTYQDLNETITAVEEIAKEL; encoded by the coding sequence ATGTTATATCAAAGAAGTAGTGCTTTATTTAAAGCTGCAAAGGAAGTAATTCCTGGTGGAGTTAATTCTCCTGTTAGGGCATTCAGTGCTGTTGGTGGTACACCAATTTTTGCTAAATCAGCTAAAGGAGCATATGTATATGATGAAGATGGTAATCGATTTATCGATTATATCAATTCTTGGGGACCAATGTTACTAGGTCATGCATTTCCTCCTGTTGTAGATGCTGTTGTAGAAAAAACAAAGGCTGGTACATCTTTTGGTATGCCAACTGCTCTAGAAACTGAAATCGCTGAATTGGCTGTTTCGATGGTTCCAAATATTGACAAAATTCGTTTTGTAAATTCAGGAACAGAAGCTTGTATGAGTGCAATTCGTTTAGCTCGAGGGTTTACTGAAAGAGATAAGATTATAAAGTTTTCTGGTTGCTATCATGGGCATAGTGATTCGTTTTTAATTGCTGCCGGAAGTGGTGCGATTACGTTTGGAACTCCTAACAGTCCTGGAGTTACCCAAGGTACTGCAAAAGACACTTTATTGGCTAGATTTAATGCTATTGATAATGTAAAAGAATTAGTAGAAGCTAATAAAAATGAAATTGCCGCAATTATTGTAGAGCCAGTAGCTGGAAACATGGGCTGCATTCCTCCAGTAGATGGATTTCTTGAAGGTTTAAGAGCTGTTTGTGATACTAATGATATTCTTTTGATTTTTGATGAGGTTATGACGGGTTTTAGACTCGCAAAAGGTGGTGTGCAAGAATTAATGAATGTTAATGCAGATATTGTATGTTTTGGTAAAGTTGTAGGTGGAGGTTTGCCAGTTGGTGCCTTTGCAGCTCGAAATGAAATTATGAATCATCTAGCACCCCTTGGACCAGTCTATCAAGCTGGAACATTAAGTGGAAACCCATTGGCCATGGCAGCAGGTTTGGCTATGTTAAAATCTATTAATACTGACAAAGGATTAATGAATAGGTTAGAGGAGAAAACTAAATACCTCCATAAAGGAATATCAGATGCCTTAAACAAGAACAATGTAGTGCATACTATTAATAGAATTGGCTCTATGATTTCAGTGCATTTCTCGGAAGCTGCAGTTATAGATTTCGATTCTGCTACAAAAGGAAATAATGACACCTTTAAAAAATTCTTTCATGGGATGTTAGATAGAGGTATTTATATAGCACCTAGCGCATTTGAAACTTGGTTTATAACAGACGCATTGACGTATCAAGATTTAAATGAAACTATAACAGCAGTTGAAGAGATTGCAAAAGAATTATAA
- a CDS encoding glucosaminidase domain-containing protein yields the protein MKVIYIYILVILSIVVFSCGPKKGIVTKKKNSKKVEVINKKQETRVSETDIKEIKTAKIPSSIDKYIVTYATIAKDEMRKSKIPASITLAQGILESGSGRGRLAVKANNHFGIKCHGWKGAKIYHDDDKSQECFRKYRKAESSYKDHSEFLTGRKRYAKLFKLKPNDYKAWAKGLRAAGYATDRKYPQKLINLIERYKLYEYDQEVLGGNTPKIVRINSGVYKYVIVNGDTLYSLAKRYNTSVKAIKDLNNMTSNDLALGQEIMIPNK from the coding sequence ATGAAAGTAATTTATATATACATATTAGTGATACTTAGTATTGTTGTTTTTAGTTGTGGTCCTAAAAAAGGAATTGTGACTAAGAAGAAGAACAGTAAAAAGGTGGAGGTCATTAATAAGAAACAAGAAACAAGAGTTTCTGAAACTGATATAAAAGAAATTAAGACAGCTAAAATTCCTTCGTCAATAGATAAGTATATTGTTACATATGCAACTATTGCAAAAGATGAAATGAGAAAATCTAAAATACCTGCAAGTATAACTTTAGCTCAGGGTATTTTAGAATCTGGTTCTGGTCGTGGTCGATTAGCAGTTAAGGCTAATAACCACTTCGGAATTAAATGTCATGGATGGAAAGGAGCAAAAATCTATCATGATGATGATAAGTCTCAAGAATGCTTTAGGAAATACAGAAAAGCTGAATCATCTTATAAAGATCATTCTGAGTTTTTAACTGGTCGTAAGCGTTATGCGAAACTTTTTAAGTTGAAACCTAATGACTATAAAGCATGGGCCAAAGGTTTACGTGCAGCTGGCTATGCCACGGATAGAAAATATCCTCAAAAGTTAATTAATCTAATAGAGCGCTATAAATTGTATGAATATGACCAAGAGGTTCTTGGCGGAAATACACCTAAAATAGTTCGTATTAATAGTGGAGTATATAAGTATGTGATTGTAAATGGTGATACCCTATATTCGCTAGCAAAACGATACAATACTTCAGTAAAAGCCATAAAAGATTTAAATAATATGACCTCAAATGATTTAGCTTTAGGTCAAGAAATAATGATTCCGAATAAATAA
- a CDS encoding 1-aminocyclopropane-1-carboxylate deaminase/D-cysteine desulfhydrase, giving the protein MDSPRTAIVQQIPLKDDYNIQLYLKREDLIHPHISGNKYRKLKYNLFRAYKLKEDTLLTFGGAFSNHILATAYAGKINNFKTIGIIRGEELDGKIKSNPTLSFAKSCGMQLLFVSREDYKRKSNSNYIESLKKKLGEFYLIPEGGTNQLAVKGCEEIISKDDGQFDYICCSVGTGGTISGILNASENHQKILGFPALKGDFLKQDIRKFAKNDNWDLVTDYHFGGYGKIKPELITFINRFKSDYNIPLDPIYTGKMMYGIVDLIENDFFHKGSKILAIHTGGLQGIAGMNLKLKRKNMPLINE; this is encoded by the coding sequence ATGGATTCTCCAAGAACTGCAATAGTCCAACAAATTCCTCTGAAGGATGATTATAATATTCAACTTTATTTAAAGCGCGAAGATTTAATTCATCCTCATATTTCTGGTAATAAATATAGAAAACTCAAATACAATTTATTTAGAGCTTATAAGCTAAAAGAAGATACTTTATTAACTTTTGGTGGTGCATTTTCTAATCATATTTTGGCAACGGCTTATGCTGGTAAAATAAATAATTTTAAGACCATTGGAATTATAAGAGGTGAAGAGCTTGATGGGAAAATTAAAAGTAATCCAACCTTAAGTTTTGCAAAGTCTTGTGGTATGCAACTTTTATTTGTTTCTCGAGAGGATTACAAAAGAAAATCTAACTCTAATTATATTGAGTCTCTTAAAAAGAAGTTGGGTGAATTTTATTTAATTCCAGAGGGCGGTACAAATCAATTGGCCGTTAAAGGTTGTGAAGAAATAATATCTAAAGATGATGGTCAGTTTGATTATATATGTTGCAGTGTTGGCACAGGCGGTACTATTTCTGGTATTTTAAATGCATCAGAGAATCATCAAAAAATATTAGGTTTTCCTGCGTTAAAAGGAGACTTTTTAAAACAAGATATTCGTAAATTTGCAAAGAATGATAATTGGGATTTAGTTACAGATTATCATTTTGGTGGATATGGAAAAATAAAACCGGAACTAATTACATTTATCAATAGATTTAAAAGCGATTATAATATTCCTCTGGATCCCATTTATACGGGTAAAATGATGTACGGAATAGTTGATTTAATTGAAAATGATTTTTTCCATAAAGGATCAAAAATATTAGCTATTCATACTGGGGGTTTACAAGGTATAGCAGGTATGAATCTAAAATTGAAACGTAAGAATATGCCTTTAATTAACGAATGA
- a CDS encoding DUF5522 domain-containing protein: MKEFVPIEDGDYYLTPEGYRCFTEQYHLKRGYCCESGCRHCPYGFNKKTNTQKK; the protein is encoded by the coding sequence ATGAAGGAATTTGTCCCAATTGAAGACGGGGATTATTATTTAACACCCGAAGGCTATCGTTGTTTCACAGAACAATATCACTTAAAAAGAGGTTATTGCTGTGAGAGTGGCTGTAGACATTGCCCTTATGGGTTTAATAAAAAAACAAATACACAGAAAAAATAA
- a CDS encoding urocanate hydratase: protein MTFKEQILEGIPNILPQPKLYDSSINHAPKRKEILSTEEETLALRNALRYFDKKHHKVLMHEFKNELDTYGRIYMYRLRPDYEMYARPIDEYPAKSKQAAAIMLMIQNNLDYAVAQHPHELITYGGNGGVFSNWAQYRLTMKYLAEMNNRQTLVMYSGHPMGLFPSHNEAPRVVVTNGMMIPNYSKPDDWEKFNALGVTQYGQMTAGSYMYIGPQGIVHGTTITVLNGFRKIDKEPEGNLFVTSGLGGMSGAQPKAGNIAGCITVCAEVNPKITQVRLDQGWIDEKITDLDKLVDRVNKAKTEKETVSIAYLGNIVDVWEKFDEANIHIDLGSDQTSLHNPWAGGYYPVGLSFEESNEMMANSPELFKEKVKETLRRHAKAINKHTAKGTYFFDYGNAFLLEASRAGADIMSKKSSIGREFKYPSYVQDIMGPMCFDYGFGPFRWVCASGKPEDLTKTDKIACDVLEEIMKDSPEEIQQQMADNIQWIKGAQENKLVVGSQARILYADAEGRMKIAQAFNQAISSNEIGEIILGRDHHDVSGTDSPYRETSNIYDGSRFTADMAIHNVIGDSFRGATWVSIHNGGGVGWGEVINGGFGMVLDGTKEASKRLKQMLFWDVNNGISRRSWARNEGAIFAIKRAMEVEPNLNVTLPNLVDDNLFETN from the coding sequence ATGACATTTAAAGAACAAATATTAGAAGGTATTCCAAATATTTTACCTCAACCAAAATTGTATGACTCTTCAATAAATCATGCTCCAAAACGAAAGGAGATATTGTCAACTGAAGAAGAGACTTTAGCGCTTAGAAATGCATTACGCTATTTCGATAAAAAACATCACAAAGTTTTAATGCACGAATTTAAAAATGAATTAGATACTTACGGTCGAATATACATGTATAGACTAAGGCCCGATTACGAAATGTATGCGAGACCAATTGATGAATATCCTGCCAAATCAAAACAAGCAGCAGCTATAATGCTCATGATTCAGAATAATTTAGATTATGCTGTTGCACAACACCCTCATGAATTGATTACCTATGGTGGTAATGGAGGTGTTTTTTCCAATTGGGCTCAATATAGATTAACCATGAAGTATTTGGCTGAAATGAATAATAGGCAAACCCTAGTCATGTATTCTGGTCATCCTATGGGTTTATTTCCTTCACACAATGAAGCACCAAGAGTTGTAGTTACCAATGGGATGATGATTCCTAATTATTCCAAACCGGATGATTGGGAAAAATTTAATGCCTTGGGTGTTACCCAATATGGGCAAATGACTGCAGGAAGCTATATGTATATTGGACCTCAAGGAATTGTTCATGGAACAACAATTACGGTTCTTAACGGCTTTAGAAAAATAGATAAAGAACCTGAAGGAAACCTATTTGTAACTTCTGGATTAGGTGGTATGTCTGGTGCACAACCAAAAGCTGGAAATATTGCAGGCTGCATAACCGTTTGTGCAGAAGTGAACCCAAAAATTACTCAAGTAAGATTAGATCAAGGTTGGATTGATGAAAAAATTACAGATTTAGATAAGCTTGTTGATCGCGTTAATAAAGCAAAAACTGAAAAAGAAACCGTTTCAATAGCTTATTTAGGGAATATTGTTGATGTCTGGGAAAAATTTGATGAAGCTAATATTCATATTGATTTAGGTAGTGATCAGACTTCACTGCACAATCCATGGGCTGGAGGTTATTATCCTGTAGGTTTATCTTTTGAAGAATCTAACGAGATGATGGCTAATAGTCCTGAACTTTTTAAAGAAAAAGTAAAAGAAACATTACGTCGTCATGCTAAAGCGATTAATAAGCATACTGCTAAGGGCACATATTTTTTTGATTATGGGAACGCCTTTTTATTAGAAGCTTCCAGGGCAGGTGCAGATATAATGTCTAAAAAATCTTCTATAGGTCGTGAATTTAAATACCCTAGTTATGTACAAGATATTATGGGACCTATGTGTTTTGATTACGGCTTTGGTCCATTCCGTTGGGTTTGTGCCTCAGGAAAACCTGAAGACTTAACAAAAACAGACAAAATTGCTTGTGATGTTTTGGAAGAGATAATGAAAGATTCACCAGAAGAAATTCAACAGCAAATGGCTGATAATATTCAATGGATAAAAGGAGCTCAAGAAAACAAATTAGTCGTAGGTTCTCAAGCTAGAATATTATATGCTGATGCAGAAGGTCGAATGAAGATAGCTCAAGCCTTTAACCAAGCCATATCAAGCAATGAAATTGGTGAAATTATATTAGGCAGAGATCATCATGATGTCTCAGGTACTGACTCTCCATATCGTGAAACTAGTAATATTTATGATGGATCTCGCTTTACAGCAGATATGGCAATTCACAATGTAATTGGTGATAGTTTTAGAGGAGCAACTTGGGTTAGTATTCACAATGGTGGTGGAGTTGGATGGGGAGAAGTAATTAATGGTGGCTTCGGCATGGTTCTTGATGGTACTAAGGAAGCATCAAAACGATTAAAACAAATGTTATTTTGGGATGTTAACAATGGTATTTCAAGACGAAGTTGGGCCAGAAATGAAGGAGCAATTTTTGCAATAAAACGTGCTATGGAAGTTGAACCTAATTTAAATGTAACTTTACCTAATCTAGTTGATGATAATTTATTTGAAACAAATTAA
- a CDS encoding DUF4136 domain-containing protein: MKKLLKFTPILMFAILLSSCSSVRVAADYDREANFDDYKTFAFFKPGIDKAEINDIDKRRILRAIEAELMAKGMTKSENPDMLVSIFTKSNQRVDIYNNAWGAGAWGWGGFNRWGWGWGPGLGWGGGNQVSTKTEGVLYIDLVDTSKKELIWQGSGTGYLVTKNVEKKEARIKEFVAKTMVQFPPEKG; the protein is encoded by the coding sequence ATGAAGAAACTATTAAAATTCACACCCATTTTAATGTTTGCCATCCTTCTATCTTCTTGTAGTTCTGTAAGAGTTGCAGCAGATTATGATAGGGAAGCAAATTTTGACGATTACAAGACCTTTGCATTTTTTAAGCCTGGTATTGATAAGGCTGAAATAAATGATATTGATAAACGTAGAATATTAAGAGCCATTGAAGCTGAGTTAATGGCTAAAGGCATGACCAAGTCAGAAAATCCAGATATGCTAGTAAGTATATTCACCAAATCTAACCAACGTGTTGATATTTATAACAATGCTTGGGGTGCTGGTGCTTGGGGCTGGGGAGGTTTCAACCGATGGGGTTGGGGCTGGGGACCAGGTTTAGGTTGGGGAGGTGGAAACCAAGTTTCCACAAAAACCGAAGGTGTCTTATATATAGATTTAGTTGACACTAGTAAAAAAGAGTTAATCTGGCAAGGTTCAGGAACGGGTTATTTAGTCACAAAAAATGTTGAAAAAAAGGAAGCTCGTATTAAAGAATTTGTAGCAAAAACAATGGTACAGTTTCCACCTGAAAAAGGTTAA
- a CDS encoding SulP family inorganic anion transporter, producing MILGQTTRKNFTQNPKNDILSGLTVALALVPEAVAFAFVAGVDPLVGLYGAFMMGIVTALFGGRPGMISGATGAMAVVMVHLIQKGNEVGLALDTPIENLGLQWLFITLLLVGGIQILAGVFKLGKFVRLIPHPVMMGFVNGLAIVIFLSQLGLFPNAVPKEISIWSNTSDWFSTLFTNAAFWKMMGFICLTMGIMYGLPKLTKKIPAALIAIIVVACITIFGGIEMSTVGSFIADGGGKGLKGSLPTFQDQIFGFFSTLSGHWSLIFSTAFILAAVGLIESLMTLNLIDEMTETRGSGNRECIAQGGANMLNGLFGGMGGCAMIGQSIINVDSGGRGRLSGAVAAIALLCFVLFGAPLIEQIPIAALVGVMFMVVIGTFAWSSFRIIRKIPISDAIVLIAVSAITVWQDLAVAVIAGVIISALVFAWKNATMIRARKRIQPDGTKTYEIWGPLFFGSIQNFNSKFDAKNDPDNVEIDFVESRVSDHSALEAIFNLVNKYEAEGKSIKLKHLSEDCKQLMYKASPKFKEVIIEDVDDPRYHLAADPEKFTKPLSEYNI from the coding sequence ATGATACTAGGCCAAACCACAAGAAAAAACTTTACTCAAAACCCTAAGAATGATATTCTTTCAGGATTAACAGTCGCTTTAGCATTAGTACCTGAAGCTGTAGCATTTGCATTTGTTGCAGGTGTTGACCCACTTGTTGGACTCTACGGAGCTTTTATGATGGGAATTGTAACAGCGTTATTTGGTGGACGACCTGGAATGATCTCGGGAGCAACTGGAGCCATGGCCGTAGTCATGGTACATTTGATTCAGAAAGGAAATGAAGTTGGCTTAGCTTTAGACACACCAATTGAAAACCTTGGGTTGCAATGGCTATTTATTACATTACTATTAGTTGGTGGAATCCAAATATTAGCAGGAGTTTTTAAACTTGGTAAATTTGTACGTTTGATTCCGCATCCTGTAATGATGGGATTCGTTAATGGTTTAGCTATTGTTATTTTTCTTTCGCAATTGGGCTTATTTCCTAATGCAGTGCCTAAAGAAATTTCTATTTGGTCAAATACATCAGATTGGTTTTCTACATTATTTACTAATGCAGCATTCTGGAAAATGATGGGCTTTATTTGCCTAACAATGGGTATAATGTACGGGCTTCCTAAACTCACAAAAAAGATTCCTGCAGCGCTTATCGCTATAATAGTTGTAGCATGTATTACCATTTTTGGTGGTATTGAAATGAGTACTGTAGGTTCATTTATAGCTGATGGAGGTGGAAAAGGTTTAAAAGGTAGTTTACCAACGTTTCAAGATCAAATATTTGGGTTTTTTAGCACCTTATCTGGTCATTGGAGTTTAATCTTCTCAACTGCGTTTATACTTGCCGCGGTAGGTTTAATTGAATCTCTAATGACATTAAATCTTATTGATGAGATGACAGAAACAAGAGGAAGTGGTAATAGAGAATGTATTGCTCAAGGTGGTGCGAATATGCTTAATGGTTTATTTGGAGGAATGGGAGGCTGTGCTATGATTGGTCAATCCATAATCAATGTAGATTCTGGTGGGCGTGGGCGTTTGTCTGGAGCAGTTGCCGCAATTGCTTTACTTTGTTTTGTGTTATTTGGCGCACCTTTAATTGAACAAATACCAATTGCTGCCTTAGTTGGCGTAATGTTTATGGTTGTCATTGGAACATTTGCTTGGTCTAGTTTTAGAATTATTAGAAAAATACCTATTTCTGATGCGATCGTTTTAATAGCAGTTTCTGCAATCACAGTTTGGCAAGATTTGGCAGTTGCAGTAATTGCTGGAGTTATTATTTCTGCGTTAGTTTTCGCATGGAAAAACGCCACTATGATTAGAGCGAGAAAACGAATTCAGCCAGATGGCACAAAAACTTATGAAATTTGGGGCCCACTTTTCTTTGGATCTATTCAGAATTTCAATTCAAAATTTGATGCCAAAAACGATCCTGATAACGTTGAAATAGATTTTGTAGAATCTCGTGTAAGTGATCATTCTGCACTCGAAGCAATTTTCAATTTAGTAAACAAATACGAAGCTGAAGGTAAATCCATAAAGCTAAAACACCTTAGTGAGGATTGCAAACAACTAATGTATAAAGCCAGCCCTAAATTTAAAGAAGTAATTATTGAAGATGTGGATGATCCAAGATACCATTTAGCAGCTGATCCTGAAAAATTCACAAAACCACTTTCTGAATATAACATTTAA
- a CDS encoding cold-shock protein — protein MSTGTVKFFNDSKGFGFITEEGSDKDHFVHISGLVDEVREGDKVEFDLTEGKKGLNAVNVKVI, from the coding sequence ATGAGTACTGGTACAGTAAAATTTTTTAATGATTCTAAAGGTTTTGGATTCATAACAGAAGAAGGAAGCGACAAAGATCATTTTGTACACATTTCTGGTTTAGTTGATGAAGTAAGAGAAGGTGACAAGGTAGAATTCGATTTAACAGAAGGAAAAAAGGGATTAAATGCAGTAAATGTAAAAGTTATATAA
- a CDS encoding bestrophin family protein, translated as MLTKKRYSVLDMVLWTRGETLIYLLYAGIITILYKVFGFTFLNVPWTPVALIGTAVAFLVGFQNNSAYGRIWEARMIWGAIVNTSRTWGMKIQDMVTNEYCDEPISDDELKNHKKVLIYRHIAWMTALRYAMRQKKSWETQHQSKTNREWSNMIHTPEEVSTLDDNLMMYLSEEERSYVLSKGNKQTALLYLQSKHIRRLKEKGVIWEFAFLELENVLESLFTHQGKSERIKNFPYPRQYASLGLYLTRVFTILIPFGLIPEFAEIGDTMVNDFYIVGKYFIWIAIPFCAIVSWAFHTMERVARTGENPFEGGPNDVPISTIARGIEIDLRQMLDEDPSQIPSQFPEEKNVQM; from the coding sequence ATGCTAACTAAAAAACGATACTCAGTCCTAGACATGGTGCTTTGGACAAGAGGTGAGACACTTATATATCTTCTTTATGCTGGAATTATAACAATTCTCTACAAAGTTTTCGGATTCACATTTTTAAATGTACCATGGACACCTGTAGCACTTATTGGTACAGCGGTAGCATTTTTAGTGGGTTTTCAGAACAACTCTGCATACGGTCGTATTTGGGAGGCTCGGATGATTTGGGGAGCCATCGTTAATACATCACGTACTTGGGGAATGAAAATTCAAGATATGGTTACCAATGAGTATTGTGATGAGCCGATCTCTGATGATGAATTAAAAAATCATAAGAAGGTCCTCATTTACAGGCATATTGCGTGGATGACTGCTTTACGGTACGCCATGCGTCAAAAGAAAAGTTGGGAGACACAACATCAATCAAAAACAAATAGAGAATGGAGTAATATGATTCATACTCCTGAGGAGGTTTCGACCTTAGACGATAATCTAATGATGTATTTGTCTGAAGAAGAACGTTCTTACGTATTGTCAAAAGGGAATAAACAAACAGCACTTTTATATTTACAATCTAAGCACATAAGACGACTAAAGGAGAAAGGTGTTATTTGGGAGTTTGCTTTTCTTGAGTTAGAAAATGTATTGGAGTCTCTTTTTACACACCAAGGTAAATCAGAACGTATCAAAAATTTTCCTTATCCTAGACAATATGCGAGCTTAGGACTTTATTTAACTAGAGTTTTTACAATACTTATTCCATTTGGATTAATTCCAGAATTTGCAGAAATCGGTGATACTATGGTGAATGACTTTTATATAGTCGGTAAATATTTTATTTGGATTGCTATACCTTTTTGTGCAATAGTCTCTTGGGCGTTTCATACTATGGAACGCGTAGCAAGAACTGGTGAGAATCCTTTTGAAGGAGGACCAAACGATGTTCCAATTTCTACAATTGCTCGAGGTATTGAAATTGATTTACGACAAATGTTAGATGAAGATCCAAGTCAAATACCGAGTCAATTTCCGGAGGAAAAAAATGTGCAGATGTAA
- a CDS encoding thiamine pyrophosphate-dependent enzyme, which produces MKKAILEKAYSKLCTAKAMTELYEANFKQVSKYVHATSRGHEAIQIALGLQLLPQDFAFPYYRDDAMLLSFGLEPYDLMLQLLAKKDDPFSAGRSYYSHPSLKDDDKPKIPHQSSATGMQAIPATGVAMGMQYKELQGLNDNSIENPISVCSLGDASVTEGEIAEAFQMAALKQMPILYLVQDNGWDISANEAETRAQNAAEYAAGFHGLEAISIDGANFTESYEALEKVINTIRKERRPFLVHAKVPLLNHHTSGVRMEWYRDDLEEARSRDPYPVIKQQLLDAGFSSTEVDAIENSAKTKVQSDFEKALKAEDPKPEDLYTNDFAPTPITEEKGTREPEGADKVVMVDCALFAVEELMKEHKECLLYGQDVGGRLGGVFREAATLAQKFGDDRVFNTPIQEAFIVGSTVGMSAVGLKPIVEVQFADYIWPGLNQLFTEVSRSCYLSNGKWPVSMILRVPIGAYGSGGPYHSSSVESVVTNIRGIKIAYPSNGADLKGLMKAGYHDPNPVVILEHKGLYWSKVPGTQGATSVEPSEDYVLPFGKAWVLQEIWKQENLETLTIVTYGMGVHWAMNASEEMSMQDQIEVIDLRTLFPLDEDTVMKSVKKTSKCLVVTEEPSNNSFARALAGKIQEECFKYLDAPVMTIGSENMPAIPLNSTLEQTMIPSTEKVKDKIEALLNY; this is translated from the coding sequence ATGAAAAAAGCAATACTCGAAAAGGCATATTCAAAGCTTTGCACAGCCAAAGCAATGACCGAATTATACGAAGCTAATTTTAAACAGGTTTCCAAGTACGTTCATGCAACCTCTCGTGGTCATGAAGCTATTCAAATTGCATTAGGACTACAATTACTGCCACAAGATTTTGCATTTCCATATTATAGAGATGATGCCATGTTATTATCATTTGGCTTAGAGCCTTATGATTTAATGTTGCAATTGTTAGCAAAGAAAGACGATCCCTTTTCTGCTGGAAGATCGTATTACTCACATCCTAGTTTAAAGGATGATGATAAGCCTAAAATCCCTCATCAATCTTCTGCAACTGGTATGCAGGCAATTCCAGCAACTGGTGTCGCTATGGGAATGCAATACAAAGAATTACAAGGTTTAAATGATAATTCAATTGAAAATCCGATTTCAGTTTGTTCACTTGGTGATGCTTCTGTAACGGAAGGAGAGATTGCTGAAGCTTTTCAGATGGCAGCATTAAAGCAAATGCCAATTCTATATTTGGTACAGGATAATGGTTGGGATATATCTGCCAATGAAGCTGAGACTAGAGCTCAGAATGCAGCTGAATATGCAGCAGGGTTTCATGGATTGGAAGCTATTTCTATTGATGGGGCAAACTTTACAGAAAGCTATGAAGCTTTAGAAAAAGTAATTAATACTATACGAAAAGAGCGCCGACCGTTTTTAGTACATGCAAAGGTTCCTTTATTAAACCATCATACGTCTGGAGTACGAATGGAATGGTACAGAGATGATTTGGAAGAAGCACGTTCTCGAGATCCTTATCCTGTAATTAAACAACAATTATTAGATGCTGGTTTTTCTTCAACCGAGGTGGATGCAATAGAAAATTCCGCGAAAACGAAAGTACAATCAGATTTTGAAAAAGCCTTAAAAGCTGAAGACCCAAAACCAGAAGATTTATACACAAATGATTTTGCACCAACACCAATAACAGAAGAAAAAGGAACTCGAGAACCTGAAGGTGCTGATAAGGTAGTGATGGTTGATTGTGCTTTATTCGCAGTTGAAGAACTGATGAAAGAGCATAAAGAATGTTTGTTGTATGGACAAGATGTTGGAGGACGCTTAGGTGGAGTATTTAGAGAAGCGGCTACATTAGCACAAAAATTTGGTGACGATCGCGTTTTTAATACACCAATACAAGAAGCGTTTATCGTTGGTTCTACTGTTGGTATGTCAGCGGTTGGATTGAAACCAATAGTTGAAGTTCAGTTCGCCGATTATATTTGGCCAGGCTTAAATCAATTATTTACAGAGGTTAGTAGAAGTTGTTATCTCTCTAACGGAAAATGGCCAGTGAGTATGATTTTAAGAGTACCAATTGGTGCTTATGGGAGTGGTGGACCTTACCATTCATCTTCAGTTGAAAGTGTGGTTACTAATATTCGAGGTATTAAAATTGCCTATCCAAGTAACGGAGCAGATTTAAAAGGTTTGATGAAAGCTGGGTATCACGATCCCAATCCCGTGGTGATTTTAGAACATAAAGGTTTGTACTGGTCTAAAGTGCCAGGAACTCAAGGAGCAACTTCTGTTGAACCAAGTGAAGACTATGTCTTGCCATTTGGAAAGGCTTGGGTTTTACAAGAAATCTGGAAACAAGAAAATTTAGAAACACTTACCATTGTAACTTATGGTATGGGAGTGCATTGGGCAATGAATGCTTCAGAAGAAATGAGCATGCAAGACCAAATTGAAGTTATTGATTTGAGAACTTTATTTCCTTTAGATGAAGACACCGTTATGAAATCGGTCAAGAAAACAAGCAAATGTTTAGTGGTTACAGAAGAACCTTCTAACAATAGTTTTGCTAGAGCTTTAGCTGGAAAAATTCAAGAAGAATGCTTTAAATATTTAGACGCGCCAGTAATGACCATTGGTAGTGAAAATATGCCAGCTATTCCTTTAAATTCGACTTTAGAGCAAACAATGATACCATCTACTGAAAAGGTAAAGGATAAAATAGAAGCTTTACTCAATTACTAG